A genomic window from Triticum urartu cultivar G1812 chromosome 7, Tu2.1, whole genome shotgun sequence includes:
- the LOC125523355 gene encoding 40S ribosomal protein S25-2, translating to MAPKKEKAPAASSKPAKSGGGKQKKKKWSKGKQKEKVNNAVLFDQATYDKLLTEVPKYKQITPSVLSERLRINGSLARRAIKDLMERGLIRMVSIHSSQQIFTRATNT from the exons ATG GCACCCAAGAAGGAGAAGGCCCCGGCGGCGTCGTCCAAGCCGGCCAAGTCCGGCGGCGgcaagcagaagaagaagaagtggaGCAAGGGCAAGCAAAAGGAGAAGGTGAACAACGCGGTGCTGTTCGACCAGGCCACCTACGACAAGCTGCTCACCGAGGTGCCCAAGTACAAGCAGATCACGCCCTCCGTCCTCTCCGAGCGCCTCAGG ATCAATGGGTCTCTGGCTCGCAGGGCTATCAAGGACCTGATGGAGAGGGGACTCATCAGGATGGTGTCAATCCACTCAAGCCAGCAGATCTTCACCAGGGCGACAAACACCTGA
- the LOC125522636 gene encoding uncharacterized protein LOC125522636 — protein sequence MPGGTEVAHHNMKHRSRSIGDLGQRQAHGSQLQSSLLSRAVGTEACSRCYQFFFSDHEKGDLKIKLPWHAETEHVVGSTIEQPTGIREESSSLLLLGYCSLC from the exons ATGCCCGGCGGCACTGAGGTGGCACATCACAATATGAAGCACCGCTCCCGATCCATAG GAGACTTGGGTCAAAGGCAAGCCCACGGAAGTCAGCTCCAATCCAGTCTTCTAAGCAGGGCTGTGGGAACTGAGGCCTGCTCAAGGTGCTATCAGTTTTTTTTCTCTGACCATG AAAAAGGGGATTTGAAAATAAAGCTTCCATGGCATGCAGAAACAGAGCATGTGGTTGGATCAACAATAGAACAACCTACG GGGATCAGGGAGGAGAGCAGCAGCCTGCTGCTTCTTGGTTACTGCTCCCTCTGTTGA